Proteins co-encoded in one Oreochromis aureus strain Israel breed Guangdong linkage group 3, ZZ_aureus, whole genome shotgun sequence genomic window:
- the LOC120433810 gene encoding tripartite motif-containing protein 16-like: MAQKGVQLDRETFSCSICLDLLKDPVTTTCGHSYCMNCIKGFWDEEDRKGIHSCPQCGKTFTPRPVLEKNTMLAALVEQLKKTGLQAAPADHCYAGPEDVACDVCTGRKLKAIKSCLVCLASYCEKHLQPHCDAAPLKKHKLVAPSKKLQENICSRHDEVMKIFCRTDQQSSCYLCKTDAHKGHETVPAAAERTEKQKELEVRRLNIQQRIQEREKDVKLLQQEVEAINGSADKAVEDSEKMFTELIRLIQKRSSDVKQQVRSQQETEVSRVKELQEKLEQEIAELKRKDGELEQLSHTEDHNQFLHNYPSLSALSESTHSSSINIRPLRYFEDVTAAVSETRDKLQDILREEWTNISLTVTEEDVLLSPPEPKTRAGFLKYSCEITLDPNTAHRRLLLSEGNRKATFMKQQQSYSDHPDRFIGWCFQVLSRESLTGPCYWEVEWRGGGVYVVVAYKNISRTGLDNECLFGFNDKSWALHCYIKSYKFWHNNFQTVLSGPRSSRVGVYLDHRAGILSFYSVSETMTLLHRVQTTFTQPLYAGLFLFNYEATAELIKVKQRRQVDVDP; the protein is encoded by the coding sequence ATGGCACAGAAAGGAGTTCAGCTGGACCGAGAAACCTTctcttgttccatctgtttggatctactgaaggatccggtgactacaacctgtggacacagctactgcatgaactgtattaaaggtttctgggatgaagaggacaggaagggaatccacagctgccctcagtgcgggaagactttcacaccgaggcctgtcctggagaaaaacaccatgttagcagctttagtggagcagctgaagaagactggactccaagctgctccagctgatcactgctatgctggacctgaagatgtggcctgtgatgtctgcactgggaggaagctgaaagcCATCAAGTCCTGTTTAGTCTGTCTGGcctcttactgtgagaaacacctccaacctcactgtgatgcagctccattaaagaaacacaagctggtggccccctccaagaagctccaggagaacatctgctctcgtcatgatgaggtgatgaagattttctgtcgtactgatcagcagagtaGCTGTTATCTCTGCAAAACAGATGCACATAAAGGCCATGAAACagtcccagctgcagcagaaaggactgagaagcagaaggagctcgaggtgagacgactaaacatccagcagagaatccaggagcgagagaaagatgtgaagctgcttcaacaggaggtggaggccatcaatggctctgctgataaagcagtggaggacagtgagaagatgttcactgagctgatccgtctcatccagaaaagaagctctgatgtgaagcagcaggtcagatcccagcaggaaactgaagtgagtcgagtcaaagagcttcaggagaagctggagcaggagatcgctgagctgaagaggaaagacggcgagctggagcagctctcacacacagaggatcacaaccagtttctacacaactacccctcactgtcagcactcagtgagtctacacactcatccagcatcaatattcgtcctctgaggtactttgaggatgtgacagcagctgtgtcagagaccagagataaactacaggacattctgagagaggaatggacaaacatctcactgacagtcactgaagaggatgttttactgtcaccaccagagccaaagaccagagctggattcttaaaatattcatgtgaaatcacactggatccaaacacagcacacagacGTCTGTTGTTATCTGAGGGGAACAGAAAAGCAACATTTatgaaacaacaacagtcttattctgatcatccagacagattcatTGGATGGTGTTTTCAggtcctgagtagagagagttTGACTGGAccttgttactgggaggtggagtggagaggggGAGGAGTTTATGTAGTAGTCGCATACAAGAATATCAGCAGAACAGGGTTGGACAATGAATGTTTATTTGGATTCAATGACAAATCTTGGGCATTACATTGTTACATAAAAAGTTATAAATTCTGGCACAACAATTTCCAAACTGTCCTCTCAGGTCCTCGgtcctccagagtaggagtgtacctggatcacagagcaggtattctgtctttctacagcgtctctgaaaccatgactctcctccacagagtccagaccacattcactcagccgctctatgctggactttttctttttaattatgaGGCCACTGCAGAGTTGATTAAAGTCAAACAGAGAAGACAGGTTGATGTTGATCCCTGA